The proteins below are encoded in one region of Leptolyngbyaceae cyanobacterium:
- a CDS encoding DUF3531 family protein, translating into MQIQFREYNQFDLWIWIEFTTVPSHAEKQYLEEVFDSWFFLGKLGGFNAENLQVQDTGLELSYMDYDQDVADNSLMALMHNMGEFEYLGKWARCWFDLGTADAIAIDILINSLKQLSKEYVTIERIFIGGENEDWPIKERREASIYDN; encoded by the coding sequence ATGCAGATACAGTTTCGCGAATATAATCAGTTCGATTTGTGGATTTGGATCGAATTTACCACGGTTCCTTCTCATGCAGAAAAACAATATTTGGAGGAAGTTTTTGATTCTTGGTTTTTCTTAGGGAAATTGGGGGGGTTTAATGCGGAAAATCTGCAAGTGCAGGATACTGGTTTGGAACTCAGCTATATGGATTACGACCAAGATGTAGCTGACAATAGTTTGATGGCGCTGATGCACAATATGGGGGAGTTTGAATATCTGGGCAAATGGGCGCGTTGCTGGTTCGATCTGGGAACCGCTGATGCGATCGCGATCGATATTCTGATTAATTCTCTCAAACAGTTAAGCAAAGAATACGTCACGATCGAACGCATCTTTATCGGTGGTGAAAATGAGGATTGGCCGATTAAAGAAAGACGAGAAGCTTCCATTTACGATAATTAA
- a CDS encoding Sll0314/Alr1548 family TPR repeat-containing protein, whose amino-acid sequence MINLFSVSKQIMSALAPRSAWGLAGVSAIAFSLWAHPILAGDPFRANSPRPIGDATEAAFQALFKEGNYKEAAERYLPQATSQEPNEPLIYAMKASLAYTDWQGNKDKEALNALKSYTSKTLETAERLIATDPLRGNLYAAVSHALEAAAIVGEDGTMKGAPKALSKLQEVYGKLDEAEKIDPNDPELNLLKGWMDLLIAVNLPFSNPEQAIERLKKASPAYLANRGMAVGYRDLKQYDKALQYVDIALQETPDNPELQYLKAQILVGQDRNQQAKEYFQKALEKSDRLPKDLVAQIVREHCRNQVSIDSKERNCSAMRNQVKQSGGDWGPVVSQLPTLD is encoded by the coding sequence ATGATAAATTTATTTTCTGTTTCCAAACAAATTATGAGTGCCTTAGCGCCTCGTAGTGCGTGGGGCTTGGCTGGTGTTAGCGCGATCGCATTCAGCCTTTGGGCTCACCCCATCTTAGCTGGAGATCCCTTTCGCGCCAATAGCCCCAGACCGATCGGGGATGCTACGGAAGCGGCTTTTCAAGCTTTATTTAAAGAAGGAAACTATAAAGAAGCCGCCGAACGTTACTTGCCACAAGCAACTTCTCAAGAACCTAACGAGCCTTTAATTTATGCTATGAAGGCATCTTTAGCTTACACTGATTGGCAGGGAAACAAGGACAAAGAAGCATTAAATGCTTTAAAATCCTACACGAGCAAAACTTTAGAAACAGCCGAACGGTTGATCGCCACCGATCCTTTACGCGGTAACCTCTATGCTGCTGTGAGTCACGCTCTAGAAGCGGCTGCTATCGTGGGAGAAGATGGCACTATGAAAGGTGCGCCGAAAGCTTTGAGCAAATTGCAGGAAGTTTATGGAAAACTGGATGAAGCCGAAAAGATCGATCCCAACGATCCGGAATTAAATTTGCTCAAAGGATGGATGGATTTGTTAATTGCGGTTAATTTACCTTTTTCCAATCCCGAACAGGCGATCGAACGGTTAAAGAAAGCTTCCCCAGCTTATTTAGCTAACCGAGGAATGGCAGTAGGTTATCGCGATTTGAAACAATATGACAAAGCTCTACAATATGTGGATATCGCTTTGCAGGAAACTCCCGACAATCCAGAGTTACAATATTTGAAAGCGCAAATCTTGGTTGGACAAGATCGAAACCAACAAGCTAAGGAATATTTCCAAAAAGCTTTGGAAAAATCCGATCGACTACCCAAAGATTTAGTTGCCCAAATTGTCCGCGAACATTGCCGCAATCAAGTTAGCATCGACAGCAAAGAACGCAATTGCAGCGCGATGCGAAATCAGGTCAAACAAAGCGGCGGTGACTGGGGGCCAGTAGTAAGTCAATTGCCAACTTTAGATTAA